The sequence below is a genomic window from Tachysurus vachellii isolate PV-2020 chromosome 2, HZAU_Pvac_v1, whole genome shotgun sequence.
GTTCAGGGTTGTGTTGTTGGCAAAATGTCTTCTGAAGCTTAACACTATTTTAAGGACCTATTTATAAGAGTTGGCAGTACATCTGGTTAAAGCCTGTCTGCCAAAATGTAAGAGCAACTGTAAACCgaataatgttttgtttataaataacGCATGTTAATTTTTCATTTGACAGTTAAGTAAGACTGAAATATTCAGAATGGtttatcaaatatttttaaGTTCCTAAGTAGCACCTGAAAGGGATAGGTGGTGTAATGATCGTTCTCGTGCACCACCTGATATTATTGGCCCTCCTTTCAGTTCAGCTATTCGCAGTTCAAGGTTTTCGTGATTCCTGTGGATGTGATTTCTTTCCATGTCAAAATACAAGCCTCTGGAGTAAAATGTTTGCCAAAATCAAAGATAAAGCCCAAGGCAACTATTAGGTGTAGATTAGCCTCACAAGTTATAGTTTCTGCTAGAAACTAGCtagttttttttcatttacacaaaTGCTTTTGGGAAACCAGTTTTAGATTAATGGCTATATATTAAGTTGAGAGCCGGTCAGATCCTGAAGCTTTtggccagaaaagtgtacaaaagatATCAGAAGTCATGTGTGTGAGTCAAGAGTGGTCACGTAACTAGTGTTAAGGTAAGCAATTGCAAAATGATTCTAATCTGACTAATATTTTCGTTGTGGGTAAGACATGTTTCCTTAGTGGGAAAGCCCTCCTTAACATTTTTCGTCTTAAGTATAAATccggggggcacagtggcttagtgattagcacgtttgcctcacacctccagggtcggggttcgattcccgcctccactttgtgtgtgtggagtttgcatgttctccccgtgccttgggggtttcctccgggtactccggtttcctcccccgatccaaaaacatgcatggtaggttgattggcatctctggaaaattgtccgtagtgtgatgcgtttgattgcgtgagtgaatgggtgtgtgtgcgccctgcgatgggttggcactccgtccagggtgtatcctgcctatgcccaatgacgcctgagataggcacaggctccccgtgacccgaggtagttcggataagcggtagaagatgaatgaatgaatgaatgaatgaatgaatgagtataaATCTGACATGTGGCCACTTGTAACAATTCTCAACAATTTCCACTCAAGTGACCTGTTAAAAGTTTTTTACCAGCGGTTAGTGGGGCTAATGCTAATCCTAATACACACAACAATATTGTCTTTCTTTAACGTTTGCTATTTTGGCAAGTTATATATTTACCAGTAGACCAGTTGTTGAGCAGAACTACTTGTTTTGATGAAGTAGGATTAATAAAATACTTGTAacataaaatctttattttattttatgattttatatatatgtccCTGGAGGAATATTCGGGGTTGGTTATTAAGCATGTTTAAAACTTTTAGAATTTTAATGGAGCGTCATGGACAATTTTATATAACATGGTGGATTGTTTCAGGCAGCTGCAGCTCAAGTTATATAACGTCATTCATATTCAGTAGTATTTTTGTTTGGATTGGTAACATCTTCGCAGAACTTTTAGAGAAATACGTTTTCGTTTGGATTGTGGTTGACGGTCTGGGTTTCAAGGACCACAACAGACTGTGTTATGCATCCAGACATATTTTTAAACTGATGGTGATGAAAACGAGTGATTCTGTTATAGTTTAAAGCCCAAGTGATATCTCAACATGGACCTGGGGCAATTTTACAGGAGtttctgtgttcatttctttctcttcaagtcagccatgtttttttatttttatttatttatttatttatctatctccagGTCagccttgtttgtttttatttatttttatttctctctcgtcagccatatttatttatttgccctGTCCTCCTCACTGCAGAACCACGTGTTCATTTTCCGTCCCCTTTCACCTCCTGTGTGAAACGTGCTTTTGTGAACGCGCGCCGAGAGGCAGGACACGTGTGCGCGCTTCGTGCTCGTGCTCCCTCGGCGCAAGATGGAGGCCAAACGGGGTTTGTGTTTGTCGTTAATAGACACTTATTGTTCTGTAGCGACCTTTTTTAGGCTGACGCACGGTTTCTGGACACGGCGGTGTTTTATAAgggctataaataaataataaaattaatagtaTAAATAAAGTGGTTGTTCGGTTTAACGCTCGTCCACGTTGCAGTGACAGCGACCGTATTAATGGTCGTGTTGTATTTGTCGCCCTGAAGACGTGACTATAGACTAAAGCACGTGTGTAACGGTAAATTAATAAACGTGACATCGCGATAACGGCACCAGCTTAGTGCGGTGGGGTCTGCTGTCGTGCGCGTGCTATTTATAGCACGAGGCCAGTCGGTGCTTCACCATATGTAGGCAATCCTACTGAATACTGGGTAAAGGTACCGTAGACCAAGGGTACTGTGGGGTAAGGGTACCGGGGGTAATGGTACTAGGTAAGGGGACTGGGGACCAAGGGTACTGGGTATGGGTACCAGGGACCCCGAGTACTGGGTAAGAGTACCAGGGACCCCGAGTATCTACACAGAGTACTGGCCCCAAGTAAAGAAGCTTATTATTTACTCTGAGTACCGGCGCTTAGTACCTGCCGTTGTACGGGTGTATGCATGCGTACATGTcgaatgtgtgagagtgtgtatgcgtgtgtgagaCAGGGAAAGAGATACAGGATACAATATTATTGCTCCTCTTCCCTGATGCTGTACGGTGTATATGAGCTCTATATATGAACACGTCTGTCATTCATAATGTCCAGTCCTATAAATCACAATCAGTTCAGccatttagttttgtttttgtacaacTTAATGTCTAggagatttaataatatcagctgacctacatttacatattaaaacTCTTGTTCTTTCCAGTCCAATGAATCTGTATTTGCTGATTTTTTGCCCTTTCagtcatttaaatgttttaattaacacatttgTTATTAATGTCGCTTGAATATTTCTCAAGCCAAAGGCAGCAGTTACCTCAGTGATAAACTCAAGTTTAGTCAGCATGTCAAAAAATAACCTCTTTTCACGTCTATGTGGATGTGACCTGTCTCGAGTGACTGATACAAGCGGCTGGTGCACGTTTATAATTTGATGGTACGAAATGTGATAAATAGGAAATTAAAATGGGGATAAAAGAAGCATGATTATTGTTGGTCATCTTACTGCCACCTTACGAATATCGACGTAAACGCCGCTgcttgaactgaactgaacccgTTTTCAAGCCGAACGAGGTCTGTAGATACGCCTCAGAGACGCACCTGATGTCTGAAAAAACGGTTTGAGTTTGAATACTTTTTGAAGTACAATTTCAAAGCGTATTTTAATTTCACAAAGCGTATTTTAATTTCacgtttaattttaatttaacgTTTCACAACTTTCGCACCTCAAAGGGAAGGCGGCAGCAGCTTCACTGAGAGACTTTAGAGATTCAttgatttatctttttaattatttgtatcagtttaaaaaaaaagtagtagttttgcctgtttttggagATGCCTGCCTTCAGCATCGAGTTGATTTATCATGTTACATTAGTGGAAAATGTCTCACATGagtgtaaacaaatgtttttactGTTTGCCCAGTAGGAGGCTCACAGCGCTCCCCTTTTCTCACCGTTAGCTAAACCGTGCCACGATACTCTACATACACAAACCCGACGGTGTCCTGAACAGAACAGCACTCGGTTGCCTCGGAAGCCACGCCCCTTCATTGCTGCTCTGAAACAGGCCATGCCCACTAAGAGTCCATGCCTTtagagtgatttatttattttaatgtattgagGTTCAGAAGTCCACCGAATGATCACACGGCGTGTAAAAAGACCGTATGTTTCCTTTTAACCCCACCCTCACCTCCTCATCCTCGTAGAACCCTGTAATCCTTATCCCGCTCCGTTCCTCGTCCTTCTGCTTAATAAACGTAAAGAAAATTGTACAGTCAAATTTGGATGTTAGATGGCACGTAGCGTATaattgtgatgtgtgtacacGATAACTACAGAAACATTACAAAGTTCATTTGTTtagcagatttatttataatacctCATTGCTGCCATCTCACTACTCAAGTTTGACCCTGTTGTTTTTAACTGTACGCTGATGATGTGCGGGTTTTGCtaagagtggtgtgtgtgtgttgccatgcCTGCAGTGGTGGAGCTGCTGTATTGGCGCGACTTGAAGAACTCTGGCATCGTGTTTGGAGCGAGTCTCCTGCTCCTGCTGTCACTCAGTGTGTGCAGCATCATCAGCGTGCTGTCCTATGTGGCCCTGGCTTTCCTCTCCGTCACCATCAGCTTCAGGATATACAAAGGCGTGCTGCAGGCCATCCAGAAGAGCGACGAAGGCCACCCGTTTAAGTGAGTAGACGCAGAGCGAGCTCGGATACATCGTCACTTCAGAATAAAGACtattttgaacacacacacacacacacacacacacacacacacacacacacacacacacacacacacacacacacacacacacacacacacacacacacacacacacacacacacacacacacacacacacacacacatatatatatatatatattagttggGTTGAAAGACCAAATCATCTGGGGATGGTCGACACTCGCTGATAATTACACCTTGATTAACTTCCTCTATGTATGAATTGTGAAGGGTGTTAGGTGTTCAGAAGTCGTCCTGATGATCTCTAGCCCATGTAAAACGTCACGTCCACGTCTCTGTGCAGGTTGTATCTGGAGCAGGAAGTTTCTCTGCCTGAAGATGTGGTCCGCAAATACAGCGATGTGGCCCTCGGCCGGGTCAACACCGCCATCAACGAGCTGCGCCGCCTCTTCCTGGTCGAGGACCTGGTCGACTCCCTGAAGGTGCAGCTctctgaaatcacacacacacacaccaatcattTACTGTCTTTATCTGGTGTTCATGTGACACCGGAGAAGACCGAAGTGAATCTTTTAAATCCAGACACGCAGATGAATAGCTGTCCATATATGGTCATATAGACGATCTCCATTTCCACTTTGTGATAAATATTCGCGATCCGATTCGAAACAAACGCTCATCTGTCATTTCTCAAGCTGACAGTCCTGTTATAACGCTGATAGTTCATTCTTTCACCGATGTTTTTCTCTCCAGTTCGCCGTGCTCATGTGGATCCTGACGTACGTCGGCGCCTTGTTCAACGGACTCACTCTTCTCATCCTGGGTACGAGTCATTCATCCTTTTACAAACCTGTTTTATGACACCGGAGCTTATAGAGTCCAGCAGAAAAGGTTTAAGGTTCTGTGTCTGAACATGGAGATGTTGGAGTGTTCTCAtcttagaaaaaaatgttttaatgctttTGAGATGTTGAGTGTTAATGAGATgattgaaatgttttctttcgtATTTTCAGGTCTGGTTGCCATGTTCACCTGCCCAGTAGTGTATGAAAAACATCAGGTAAGCGTTAGTGTGTGTTCCtcttagtttgtttgtttgtttgtttatttatttatgtttgtttatgctacactttttttatttgagacAAAATCCCAGGTAGATCAGACATACCATAGTGTTAAGGGTAAAAaagagtattaaaaaaaaattcccaggtTTGTTGGAGGTACTGAAAATTTTCCTGCAACatttaggaaaataaaaagaaaatgttggatatgtttataaaataattaaataaataaacaaaaaataggtGCTAAACTAAAACTggatatgaagaaaaataaatgccaAAATATCATAAATGGATATGAAACAAGATTTATATGAccgggaaaaataaataaataaatgacttgaATATTAAgcatatatttaatttgtttttattgtattatttatattggttttatttatttatttatttatttatttaaactaaaataaagtaGATCCGAATCattaaataacacaattttTACACATGATGTGAAAGTGGTGGATTTATAAATCTGtaatctttattttctctatgGTGATATCTCTATATTTATCTCTCCAGGCGCAGATCGATCATTACGTCGCCCTTGTGAGGAACCAGGTCAAGGATGTTGTTGGGAAGTAAGTATTGATTTTAGTAGATAATTACTACAAGATTTAATTTGTTCGTCATTTAATAATTGCGTTTATTTGATGAATCGCTGTTCAGGATGCGCGGTTATTAGAAAACCGTGATTGCTTCATCACCGCTAGCCGTCCACTTTGTTAGGAACAACTGCACGTTTATCGAATCGACTGGTAGCGGCACAGTCCGTAAAATCGCACTGAATCAGGACAAGAGCTTCGAGTTCATCCCAAACTCCTGATGAAGagtatttgcatttttatttattttattttatttttttattgctgattaAGTAACTGTTACTGAGATGTCACttcaggtgttcctattaaagtggactaTTTGAGATCAGATTCATCACTACATGATAATCAAGCACTATTCTTTGATAATGTGACGAGTTTCTGTCTCACAAATTGTTAATGAGACGAGTTTCTGTCTCAcaaattgtgtctgtgtgtgtgtctctgtctctgtctgtgtgtgtgttcccataGGGTCCAGGCTAAAATCCCAGGAGCGAAGAAGAAAGCGGAGTGAAGGGGTTTTCCGTGCTCCGTCTCTCACACTTGTTTTCACAAATCTCTCCCCCACACAAGCCGTCACACCCGGTGGAAATCCTGCTCGTTCTtcattctgccttttttttcttctcctccctctctctctcttcatatcCAGTCGCTACGATGAAGTTGTAAATCCTTTTGAGCCACTACTTATTTATCTCGATACACTGACTGGTATGATAAGACAAGACTCGTGTTCCTGACAGAGTGATACTAGTATTCCATTAACTGAGTTTGTCATCGTCGTCCTCCTCCTCTAGGTCCTTACGTGTTTCAGAAATAATTCAGTTCAttcacataattttttttttttggtatgatTTTAGTGTTCCTGTAATTGTACCGTTTTATTGATGAACCGTGTAGAAACCTTTCACAAACAGCTTCTCACCTTCTTCGAGCGGCTCTTGTGTTGTAACAAGCAGAAGAGTCGCTCCGTACTTCATGCTTCTGAGTATTTCTAGGCGAATTAGACTCGCGCGAAGAGATAAGAGCGTTCACATATTAACGAGACGCCATTTCACGTCATCGCGGCTTATTTAGCGAAATCTCTGGAACGGAACGATCGAAAGAAAAACGTTTACAAGACATTTGACTtggagaaatattaaaaaaaaaaaaaaaaagttgtttatttGTGGACCCAATACTTAAAGCTGCATCGTTATGTAACATGACTTAACGCATTGTTTGTTATGCAAGTAATTGTGAATGATACTTCATGCGGTCGTGGTGAACATCTGTGGAATGCATTGTGAAATGTCAAACAAGCACCAATAAAGCTTCTAGACAaattgtgtgggttttttttttgtttgttttttgtttgatttgtttgaacaaattttgtattgtttgaatttttgttccaatattattaaaaataatctcatGAAATTCTCCTCACTTTCCCAGCATACGGTTAGCAGTTAGACCTTAAATTTCAGAGAAAAAGCGctattgtgttacagtatgcCAGGAAGCAGAGCAGTGAGAACAATgtcatggtgatgatgatggtgaagaagaTGGCACAAAAACGATCATTTCAGGATTTCTTCTGGTCCTAAAAACAATCCAAGGATTCAGAATTGCagatttttttacttctctGGCTGTGAGTTGAGACTGAGGAACAAAGGGGTGATGGATCTTGATGTCAGTGTGTCGGAAAaatgatgtctgtctgtctctcggcctctctgtctgtctgtctctctctgtctctctgtctgtctctttctgtctgtgtctctctcggcctctctctgtctctctctttctgtctctctctctctctctctctctctctctctctctctctctctctctctctctcatctatAAATGTCTGAAAGATGTGGACACAATAGAAACTCCCCTTCTACTTGGTTGGAGTAAAAACCTGCATGGTCACAGGCCAGAAGCCACACCATGGTGGATGAGACGGTTGTTTCCTTTTGGCTCCTGGTGACATCATCACATCTCTGTAATTTCTCTTTAAGACACTTCAACAAGGTCCTCAGGTCTAATTAAATAAAGGGAACATTATAAAACTTACCCAGAGATCACACAGGTGCATTAACACGTGTGTGTTGGTTAACGTCGCTCTCATAGTTACACTTCCTAACACTGGCTTCCTGTTATTAAGAGTAACTTTAGGGAAGTGATGAGTGCTGAAGGTCTACAACAAGGAtctgaaacaaaacagaatcTCCTATGTAATTAACTGTCCATCCATTTCACCACACAGCTTTGGTCTGTGATGTAGTACGTTCCATTTAGTGCACGAATAagtgagtaaaagtaaaaaagttaataaattaattaataaattttgCACATGGTTGAGGAATTTATGAGAATAAAAGTCCAGTAAGCAGCTGGTGCTCTTGTTTTGTGGTCATGTAGCAGTTAGTGTCCTGTGTGCTGGTGTAAATGATCAATAGTCAATAATCAAgcttgtcattgtgtgtgtagtgtgtagcagctctctctctctttttctctttatatgtctctctttttctctctctgtctctctctgtctctctgtatatatctctctctctctctctctctctctctctctctctctctcattctgatTGTTCattcttaaaaatgttttgttttagaaataaaaataaaaatggacgtgtgtttaaaacaacattgacatatttgaatttgaataggtttgttattattttttgtatgtttgtatgtaagtGTTTTGACAGTCGAACGTGTATATGTAATTATCAAATATATAATTTGttccaattttatttgtattttgattTCAGATACCTTTATGCTTTTATTATGAAAACGTGCAATCGTTTACCTCAGGTTCCATGTCTACGAAACTGAATGTCAAATTGTCCTATTCCGGTCATATAGTGCACTACTTAGGGGTCTTTCTCTAATAAATCACACTTAAAGCAGGGAACCTATTGAGTAAATATGACGTTTTTTGGGCGCGCCCACAGTGTAGCTGTAGAGTAGGCGGGTTTAGCTTAGCTACAATTCTTCGGTTAGGATCTCGAGCTCGGATAGATTCACTAATAAGAAGAATATTATAactaataaatgataaataagtgAACGAAATCTCTCGAGTGGATGCTGTGATATTTTTCTAGACGATGTCATTGatgtaaagtgttaaatatttattttttttatcgttagctagctagttagctccTTTAGCTAATACACTGGCTAGTTATATGAGCTGActagcttattattattattattattattattattattattattattattattattgaccaTTTTCTGTCACAAACTATTTACTCTTTCTGGCTAATATCCGCGTTTTTATTAGTTAGTTTTTGCTTAAAGCTTCGAGTTTGCTGTATTTAAGCCATtcaatatatatacaataaatatattataataaatgtataataataatcattaatttGCATAAGTGTTGGTTATTTAGTTCgttttaatcatcatcatgGCTGCAGAACTTCAAGCAAAATACACCAAACTGGCTCAAGAGTACTCAAAGGtaaatattatactttatatgtttaaaataataataattataataataataatgttattattaaaactCATCTTAATATTACGACTGggagtatttatatatttatataaaataatataatatatatcggataagcggtagaaaatgaatgaatgaatgaatataatatataaataaacatataataaattatatatattatatgtatatatatgtgtatatgtatatatatacacacacatatatatatatatatatatatatatatatatatatatatatatatatatatgtgtgtatatatatgtatatatataataaattataataatataatattatataaataatctttTAATTCACTTTAAAACTATTTATTGTGCTTTTTTATGCCATTATACAGTTGCCAGGTTCATTTAAACTTTTTACagaattaaaatgcatttatttcctttttttttaattatttttcattatttacttttttgtatttgaataatattttaaaaaaataatctatagtacttaatttatttaaatcaattattattttctttagtcTTATCAAtcaatatttttgcatttttaaatgattttttctgttaattattttttaatcactaAAAAAGGACACGTATACGATGTAACGAGGAACGAacggatattttttttttaaattgatatgtttaataaataatcggAAAATAATcgcagttgatttttttttcaggctgtTCTGAAAAATCCGTAAAAGTTCTGACTTTAAGgagaaattgtttttattttcatttgtgaCTAAAATAAGAACTAagcctttttgttttgtttttaaattaagattGAAGGtgtaagtttttttgtttgtttgtttgtttgctttttatgcaaaaaaagtagtttttgaCCTGTCATGATTTAAAGATCAAAAATATCATCTGAATATCTTTCGGCTTGTGTTCGAAGATTCCCGAGTTCCGTCTCTGTCCTTGTACAGTTAATGTATAAACTCCAACGGCTGTCACGTGGCAGAAATGTTTAGTCTGCAAATTTCTTTAGTGGTTGTTGTTGCACTGTCAGACATCTTCTTCCTTCCTGTACATGATATCGTAGCAGGATTTGGCTTTTTTGTCAGATCttaatctctttcttttttttttttaaacagctcaGAGCACAGAATCAGGTCCTGAAGAAGGCCGTGGTGGACGAACAAACCAATTCTAACTCCTTGAAGGTATTTCATTGCAAAGAAAGTGTGAGCACATTAATCACATGTACATGTTCGTCTGCTTTACCGCTATCACGGTTATTGTTCAAAACTACACATCAAATACAGACACTTGAATATGTCACGCAGTATTTCTGATCTTATTGaagtcatgtttttgtttttttttggctgcaGGATGAGGTGAAGCAGCGAGAACAGAGTCTGCGTAAAGCCGAGCAGGAAATGGACAGCCTGAGCTTCAGGAACCAGCAGCTGGCCAAAAGAGTGGAGCTCCTTCAGGAGGAGCTGCAGGTCACTGAGGCCAAAAGTAAAAAGGGCAAGGTAtaaaacagctgtgtttttattttaggttgACTCTGATGCATGTCAATAGCACTCCTATATTTATAGACCTTCACCATCATTATGTTAATTACTGAACACACTTCAATATCGCATGAGAGCATTTAATTAAATGAGAGCTGAGCTGAGTTTCTCTCAGACGTAACTATAACCGTGTCGTGACTGAACCGCAGTATGACACACGCAACGAATATCAACCTGTAAATCTACTAAGACTAAGAAGTAAGAGTGAGCAAGGGAATAAAAGGTTCATTAAATAAACAGgattatttttaacagaataaAGGAGATTCGCCTTCTCAGCCCAGTTACCAGACGCAGAGCGTGTTCGACGAGGATCTGCAGAAGAAGATTCAGGAGAACGAAAGACTTCACATCCAGgtaaaagattaaataaataaacggaaAAGGAAAATGTTGAGCAAAATACATTctgggggagaaaaaaataaaggtgtaatacatttacaatacaatacaacataaAGTTTTTACTTTGGGGCAGAAAAAAATGAGTGGAGTCGTTCTTTAATGAAACTGTTGGATTAATTGTTTAGATGTTTAGGTTGTGCTATTGTAAgtgttaagagccttgtacagTCGTGTAACATTAACCTTATAGAAGTCgtgggatttgagctcataaCGTTTAACTGCTAAGTTACTACGTCTCTGATAAGTAAGAATCAGGAATTAGTCGGGAAAGTAAAAGACCGACATGCATCACTGAGCCTCAATATCGACGCGTTTTCAGTTCTATGAGGCGGACGAGCTGCACCGTCAGCAGGAGGCTCAGCTCCGAGAGAGACTGGAGCAGCTGGAGAAAGATGGCGAGCAGCACCAGGCTGTGGTGGACAGTCTCGCCTCCAAATACATGGACACCATCGAGAAACTACAGAGCGACAAGGCTCGATTAGAGGTATAGCAAATTTatgcttttatacatttaacaGTTTAATCGTTTTCAAAAGTATTGGATTACCAATTGTAGTTCtcgtgtcgtgtgtgtgttctgttttttgtAGATTAAGGTTCAGACACTGGAGAGAGAGGCCAAGGAGTGCCGGCTCAGGACTGAGGAAtggtacaaaatatatatttcactcTATCACTAAAACACGTTTAACCTTTTTAgcactttttcatttttgatcCAGTTAAcagtttattcagaatttttttttaaataataaactgcatgtgtatgtttttcttctctataCGTGTAGCCAGCAACAACTGAGGAAATATCAGACGGAGCTGA
It includes:
- the rtn4b gene encoding reticulon-4b isoform X5, producing MDNQDNLDKHECQPSPNWREKGTNFVSLLLVVELLYWRDLKNSGIVFGASLLLLLSLSVCSIISVLSYVALAFLSVTISFRIYKGVLQAIQKSDEGHPFKLYLEQEVSLPEDVVRKYSDVALGRVNTAINELRRLFLVEDLVDSLKFAVLMWILTYVGALFNGLTLLILGLVAMFTCPVVYEKHQAQIDHYVALVRNQVKDVVGKVQAKIPGAKKKAE
- the rtn4b gene encoding reticulon-4b isoform X7; this translates as MDNQDNLDKHECQPSPNWREKVVELLYWRDLKNSGIVFGASLLLLLSLSVCSIISVLSYVALAFLSVTISFRIYKGVLQAIQKSDEGHPFKLYLEQEVSLPEDVVRKYSDVALGRVNTAINELRRLFLVEDLVDSLKFAVLMWILTYVGALFNGLTLLILGLVAMFTCPVVYEKHQAQIDHYVALVRNQVKDVVGKVQAKIPGAKKKAE
- the rtn4b gene encoding reticulon-4b isoform X8: MEAKRVVELLYWRDLKNSGIVFGASLLLLLSLSVCSIISVLSYVALAFLSVTISFRIYKGVLQAIQKSDEGHPFKLYLEQEVSLPEDVVRKYSDVALGRVNTAINELRRLFLVEDLVDSLKFAVLMWILTYVGALFNGLTLLILGLVAMFTCPVVYEKHQAQIDHYVALVRNQVKDVVGKVQAKIPGAKKKAE
- the rtn4b gene encoding reticulon-4b isoform X6; protein product: MDEPSLPSSAAASFQTLMQYTSVVELLYWRDLKNSGIVFGASLLLLLSLSVCSIISVLSYVALAFLSVTISFRIYKGVLQAIQKSDEGHPFKLYLEQEVSLPEDVVRKYSDVALGRVNTAINELRRLFLVEDLVDSLKFAVLMWILTYVGALFNGLTLLILGLVAMFTCPVVYEKHQAQIDHYVALVRNQVKDVVGKVQAKIPGAKKKAE